A genome region from Thermoanaerobacterium xylanolyticum LX-11 includes the following:
- a CDS encoding DMT family transporter, giving the protein MSKKLKSDIMLLLVTVIWGSTFVVVKNATSILPVYNFLFLRFSIALIILVIMFGKRLLHIDKNTFAVSIIVGIMLFLGYAFQTLGLKYTTASKSGFITGFNVVLVPILEAFFLKAKLSKTSWLSVLLALGGLFLMTANIDLKINFGDFLTLLCAVSFAFQVVLIAKYAPSVDTISFAIIQIFVVTLLSGILSFVYEKPTIPTDKTVWFALILTGIFATAFALAVQNTMQANTSATHAAIIFSLEPVFSAITAYLVSGEIMTLRSIIGGFLMITSMILSEMPSKDNLRA; this is encoded by the coding sequence TTGTCTAAAAAATTAAAAAGCGATATAATGCTACTTTTAGTAACTGTCATCTGGGGGTCTACATTTGTCGTAGTAAAAAACGCTACAAGCATATTGCCAGTTTATAATTTTTTATTTTTAAGATTTTCCATAGCACTTATCATTCTTGTCATTATGTTTGGCAAGAGGCTGCTTCATATTGATAAAAATACATTTGCAGTCTCTATCATTGTAGGCATAATGCTTTTTTTGGGCTATGCATTTCAGACACTTGGCTTAAAATACACGACTGCTTCAAAGTCTGGCTTTATTACTGGATTTAATGTGGTGCTTGTGCCTATATTGGAAGCATTTTTCTTAAAAGCTAAATTGTCAAAGACATCATGGTTAAGCGTATTATTAGCACTTGGCGGGTTATTTCTCATGACAGCTAATATTGACTTGAAAATTAACTTTGGAGACTTTCTAACCCTCCTTTGTGCCGTATCTTTTGCGTTTCAGGTAGTCTTGATAGCAAAATACGCGCCATCAGTTGATACAATATCATTTGCAATAATTCAGATATTCGTCGTAACACTATTAAGCGGAATTCTTTCATTTGTATATGAGAAACCTACAATACCAACTGATAAAACCGTTTGGTTTGCCCTAATATTGACAGGTATATTTGCAACGGCGTTTGCATTGGCAGTTCAAAATACGATGCAGGCAAATACATCAGCCACGCATGCTGCCATCATATTCTCTTTAGAACCAGTTTTTTCAGCCATAACTGCTTATTTAGTATCTGGAGAAATCATGACATTGCGATCCATCATAGGAGGATTTCTCATGATAACAAGCATGATTCTATCTGAAATGCCGTCTAAAGATAATTTAAGGGCTTAA
- a CDS encoding YcdB/YcdC domain-containing protein translates to MKKLIASVFAFIILTGIFNVYATENSTVISKEEAISIVKEKLGDIKYDSENIQYREFTNKDSVWILSYTKNDVFENTTVTVDATTGEIIRYNFISDFKGNKNIKRNDAKKIAEEFLDKVRPKNLGKYKYDANYKNDSYNEYGFKWRREENGIVFLYDTINVSVDKKTGLVTHYTYDWTDGDLPTLKNVIDINEATKLFKEYLKPRLVYTVIYSRNKGDVKLVYVLPSPQYMINAYTGDIIDINGNAVKLSAPSNADIKMDVEPVLSKVSVDKDEAFKVAAKYAGSDYELKDTAYMEKYGGLNLKVWTFSWNKLNGIGYLHVAVNADTGNVVDILKSTKSGFNLSISRETALNKAESFVRENFKELLPYIDFGFNNANQKNESIYGYHFVFPLKHYNIPFINNGITVDVDGDGNISAYTYKNYDILYPKPVNIMKQDEVTIKYLKACNFSLKYYKTANGIIPVYTVDDPVESSLIDAKSGEVIKPY, encoded by the coding sequence ATGAAAAAATTAATAGCTTCTGTATTTGCATTCATAATTTTGACAGGAATATTTAATGTTTATGCCACCGAAAATTCAACTGTTATTTCAAAAGAAGAAGCCATATCTATAGTGAAAGAAAAATTAGGAGACATAAAATACGACAGTGAGAATATTCAATACAGAGAATTTACAAATAAAGACTCTGTATGGATCTTAAGCTACACAAAAAATGACGTTTTTGAGAATACCACTGTCACTGTAGACGCTACGACAGGTGAAATAATAAGGTACAATTTTATAAGCGATTTTAAAGGCAACAAGAATATAAAGCGAAACGATGCGAAAAAGATAGCAGAAGAATTTTTAGATAAAGTGCGACCTAAGAATTTAGGCAAGTACAAGTACGATGCAAATTACAAAAATGATAGCTACAATGAATACGGCTTTAAATGGAGAAGAGAAGAAAATGGCATTGTGTTTCTGTACGATACAATAAATGTTTCTGTAGATAAAAAAACAGGTTTAGTCACTCATTACACATATGATTGGACAGATGGGGACTTGCCTACACTGAAAAACGTGATCGATATAAATGAGGCTACAAAGCTTTTTAAAGAATATCTAAAACCTAGATTGGTCTATACGGTAATTTACAGTAGAAATAAAGGCGATGTAAAACTTGTATATGTTTTACCATCGCCTCAATACATGATAAATGCGTATACAGGCGATATAATAGATATAAATGGAAACGCAGTAAAGCTAAGTGCTCCAAGCAATGCAGATATTAAAATGGATGTGGAGCCTGTATTAAGCAAAGTATCTGTAGACAAAGATGAAGCATTTAAGGTAGCAGCAAAATATGCAGGAAGCGATTATGAATTAAAAGATACAGCTTACATGGAAAAATACGGTGGGCTTAATTTAAAAGTATGGACATTCTCATGGAATAAACTAAATGGAATAGGATATTTGCACGTTGCTGTAAATGCAGATACCGGAAATGTAGTTGATATTTTAAAAAGCACTAAAAGCGGTTTCAATTTATCAATTTCCCGGGAAACAGCTCTCAATAAAGCGGAATCATTTGTAAGAGAAAATTTTAAAGAGCTATTACCGTACATTGATTTTGGATTTAACAATGCAAATCAGAAAAATGAAAGTATCTATGGGTACCACTTTGTCTTCCCACTAAAACATTACAACATACCTTTCATAAACAATGGCATAACAGTAGATGTTGATGGAGATGGAAACATATCTGCATATACTTACAAAAACTACGATATACTTTATCCAAAGCCTGTCAACATTATGAAACAAGATGAAGTTACAATTAAATACTTAAAAGCATGCAATTTTTCACTGAAATACTACAAAACTGCAAATGGCATAATACCGGTTTATACAGTGGACGACCCTGTTGAATCAAGCTTAATAGATGCAAAGTCAGGTGAAGTAATAAAACCATATTAA
- a CDS encoding F0F1 ATP synthase subunit epsilon: protein MDNKYHLEVLTPYRKFYDGDVEEIIVTTSAGEVGVQKGHIPMTVALGIGTLKIKNDNEWKEASISNGFMEVKQDNVVILANAAEWPEEIDIKRAEAAKERAEERLRQKKSQKEYFLAKAALRRALVRMTIAKKYKNI, encoded by the coding sequence ATGGACAATAAGTATCACCTCGAAGTATTGACTCCATATCGCAAATTCTACGATGGCGATGTGGAGGAAATCATTGTTACTACAAGTGCTGGTGAAGTAGGAGTCCAAAAAGGTCATATTCCGATGACTGTCGCATTAGGAATTGGCACACTTAAGATAAAAAACGACAACGAATGGAAAGAAGCCAGCATTTCAAATGGCTTTATGGAAGTAAAGCAGGACAATGTCGTAATACTGGCTAATGCTGCAGAATGGCCTGAAGAGATAGACATAAAAAGGGCTGAAGCAGCTAAAGAGAGAGCTGAAGAAAGGCTAAGGCAAAAGAAAAGCCAAAAAGAATATTTTCTCGCTAAGGCAGCATTGAGGCGTGCCCTCGTTAGAATGACGATTGCAAAAAAATACAAAAATATATAA
- the atpD gene encoding F0F1 ATP synthase subunit beta: MNKGYITQVIGPVVDIRFDEELPPINNAIRIPFKGDEIIVEVSQHTGDNTVRCVAMSSTDGLKRGMECFDTGGPISVPVGEGTLGRMFNVLGKTMDELGEVKADKYMPIHRDAPSFEEQSPVTEILETGIKVIDLLTPYAKGGKIGLFGGAGVGKTVLIEELIRNIATEHGGYSIFTGVGERTREGNDLWHEMKESGVIDKTAFVFGQMNEPPGARMRVALTGLTMAEYFRDEKHQDVLLFIDNIFRFVQAGSEVSALLGRMPSAVGYQPTLATELGALQERITSTRSGSITSVQAVYVPADDLTDPAPATTFTHLDATTVLSRSIVEMGIYPAVDPLDSTSRILEPNIVGEEHYTVARRVQEILQKYKELQDIIAILGMDELSDEDKLTVYRARKIQRFLSQPFFVAETFTGIPGKYVPLKETIEGFKKIVNGEMDDIPEAAFFMVGNIDEVYKKAEEMK, encoded by the coding sequence ATGAATAAGGGTTATATAACACAGGTAATAGGACCGGTTGTTGATATACGTTTCGACGAAGAATTGCCGCCAATCAACAATGCCATAAGAATCCCATTTAAAGGTGATGAGATAATTGTAGAAGTATCTCAGCATACAGGCGACAACACTGTAAGGTGTGTTGCGATGTCGTCTACAGATGGACTAAAGAGAGGGATGGAATGTTTTGATACAGGCGGGCCAATTTCTGTACCGGTGGGCGAAGGTACGCTTGGCAGGATGTTTAATGTGTTAGGCAAGACGATGGACGAACTTGGCGAAGTAAAAGCAGACAAGTACATGCCTATACACAGAGATGCCCCCAGTTTCGAAGAGCAAAGCCCAGTCACAGAAATCTTAGAGACTGGCATAAAAGTCATAGATCTTCTTACACCATATGCAAAAGGCGGTAAGATAGGTTTATTTGGAGGAGCTGGCGTTGGCAAGACAGTTTTAATTGAAGAGCTTATAAGAAATATAGCGACAGAGCATGGTGGATATTCCATTTTTACAGGTGTTGGTGAAAGAACTCGTGAAGGTAACGATTTGTGGCACGAAATGAAAGAATCTGGCGTCATAGACAAGACAGCATTTGTCTTTGGACAGATGAATGAGCCGCCAGGAGCCAGAATGAGAGTTGCTCTTACAGGACTTACTATGGCTGAATATTTTAGGGATGAAAAGCATCAGGATGTGCTTTTGTTCATCGACAATATTTTCAGGTTTGTTCAAGCAGGTTCAGAAGTATCTGCACTTCTTGGAAGAATGCCGTCTGCCGTCGGTTATCAGCCTACACTTGCGACAGAGTTGGGAGCACTCCAAGAAAGGATAACTTCCACAAGAAGCGGATCAATAACATCTGTACAGGCTGTTTATGTGCCTGCAGACGATTTGACAGACCCTGCACCTGCAACTACATTTACACATCTTGATGCAACTACGGTTTTGTCAAGAAGCATCGTTGAGATGGGTATATATCCAGCAGTAGATCCGCTGGATTCCACGTCAAGAATATTGGAACCAAATATAGTTGGTGAGGAACATTACACTGTTGCAAGACGCGTTCAGGAAATACTTCAGAAGTACAAAGAGCTTCAAGATATAATAGCAATACTTGGCATGGATGAATTGTCAGATGAAGACAAGCTTACAGTGTACAGAGCAAGGAAGATACAGAGATTTTTATCACAGCCTTTCTTCGTTGCCGAAACATTCACGGGAATACCAGGCAAATATGTGCCATTGAAGGAGACAATAGAAGGATTTAAGAAGATTGTCAACGGTGAAATGGACGACATACCTGAAGCAGCATTTTTCATGGTAGGAAACATCGACGAAGTGTACAAAAAGGCCGAAGAAATGAAGTGA
- the atpG gene encoding ATP synthase F1 subunit gamma encodes MGKRDIQLRIKSVKETRKITKAMNLISAAKFRKAKTMLDNVRPYYEKIQSTMEDILIHSGEATSHYFERQHEAKGTRKKAVIVITGDKGLCGGYNHNVIKKAEEVIDGDTQNLMVIGEVGRSYFLEKGYNVDVEFLYTAQNPTTSAAGEISDLLVDIYDRGIIDDIYVVYTEMAGLRQIVKTVKILPLDIKNFNSDKDVKILSDMIYDPSPTKVFNLLVPEYIKGLVYSFLVNAFASEHFSRMVAMDGATSNADKMIAKYTLEYNRLRQASITQELSEIIGGSSV; translated from the coding sequence ATGGGAAAGCGAGACATTCAACTCAGGATAAAAAGCGTAAAAGAGACCCGCAAAATCACAAAAGCTATGAATCTCATATCAGCCGCAAAGTTTAGAAAAGCAAAAACTATGCTGGACAACGTGAGACCTTACTATGAAAAGATACAATCAACTATGGAAGATATACTTATTCATAGCGGTGAAGCAACTTCACATTATTTTGAAAGACAGCATGAAGCAAAAGGCACAAGGAAAAAGGCAGTAATTGTCATAACTGGTGACAAAGGATTGTGCGGTGGATACAACCACAATGTCATAAAAAAAGCAGAAGAAGTCATAGATGGTGATACGCAGAATCTGATGGTCATTGGCGAAGTTGGCCGCAGCTATTTTCTTGAGAAAGGTTACAATGTGGATGTGGAATTTTTATACACAGCTCAAAATCCTACCACATCAGCAGCAGGTGAGATATCTGATTTATTAGTTGATATATACGACAGAGGAATAATAGACGATATTTACGTTGTTTACACTGAGATGGCTGGTCTAAGGCAGATTGTAAAAACAGTAAAAATCTTGCCTTTAGATATAAAGAATTTCAACAGCGATAAAGATGTCAAAATTCTAAGCGATATGATATACGATCCATCGCCGACAAAGGTTTTTAACCTTTTGGTTCCTGAGTACATCAAAGGTCTGGTGTATAGCTTTTTGGTAAATGCTTTTGCATCAGAACACTTTTCGCGGATGGTTGCGATGGATGGAGCTACATCAAATGCTGACAAGATGATTGCGAAGTACACATTAGAGTACAATAGATTGAGGCAGGCTTCTATAACGCAAGAGCTTTCTGAGATAATCGGAGGTTCATCCGTTTAG
- the atpA gene encoding F0F1 ATP synthase subunit alpha gives MDIKPEEITSILEDKIKNFDFAIKTEDVGRVITAGDGIAKIYGLDEAIYGEMVEFESGVYGMVMNLEEDSVGVIVLGDPESIKEGTIVKRTGKVVEVPVGYGLLGRVVNPLGQPLDGKGPVKSDGTRPVEYPAPPIIKRKSVDTPLQTGILAIDAMIPIGRGQRELIIGDRQTGKTAIAVDTIINQKDKGVYCIYVAIGQKASTIAGLVNTLEKFGAMSYTTVVASTASDSAALQYLAPYAGCAMAEHFMYDKKDVLIVYDDLSKHAVAYRTISLLLRRPPGREAYPGDVFYLHSRLLERSAKLSDDMGGGSITALPIIETLAGDISAYIPTNVISITDGQIYLESELFYSGIRPAINVGLSVSRVGGAAQKKAMKKVSGRMRLELSQYRELEVFAQFGSDLDKSTLDLLRQGERIVEITKQSRYQPISMEDQVIMIYTVMNKYLMDVELQDVKKFIKDLLEFIDINHPDIKKTIRETGKLEDDTIEKLKAAIEEYKSKYASKGDA, from the coding sequence ATGGATATAAAACCTGAAGAAATCACATCAATTCTGGAAGACAAAATAAAGAATTTTGATTTTGCTATTAAAACAGAGGACGTAGGGCGTGTTATAACAGCCGGAGATGGCATAGCGAAGATATACGGTCTTGATGAAGCCATATACGGCGAAATGGTAGAGTTTGAGAGTGGCGTATACGGCATGGTGATGAATCTTGAAGAAGATAGCGTAGGTGTAATTGTCTTAGGGGATCCTGAATCTATCAAAGAAGGTACAATAGTAAAAAGAACAGGAAAAGTTGTGGAAGTACCTGTTGGATATGGCCTTTTAGGCAGAGTCGTAAATCCATTAGGTCAGCCTTTGGATGGGAAAGGCCCTGTAAAAAGTGATGGCACAAGGCCTGTGGAGTATCCAGCACCACCTATAATAAAGAGAAAGTCTGTCGATACACCGTTGCAGACAGGTATCTTGGCAATTGACGCTATGATTCCGATAGGCAGAGGTCAGAGGGAACTCATAATAGGAGATAGGCAGACAGGAAAGACTGCTATAGCGGTAGATACTATAATAAATCAAAAAGATAAAGGTGTCTACTGTATATACGTTGCAATTGGACAAAAAGCTTCGACTATTGCTGGACTTGTAAATACATTAGAAAAGTTTGGGGCTATGTCATATACGACAGTAGTAGCATCTACTGCCAGTGATTCAGCAGCGCTTCAATATTTGGCACCATATGCAGGCTGTGCGATGGCAGAACACTTTATGTACGACAAAAAAGACGTCCTCATAGTCTATGACGACCTATCAAAACATGCTGTGGCATATAGGACGATTTCGCTTCTTTTGAGAAGGCCACCAGGAAGAGAGGCATATCCTGGAGATGTATTTTACCTCCATTCAAGGCTTTTGGAACGTTCGGCTAAGCTATCCGACGACATGGGTGGCGGCTCGATTACGGCATTGCCGATAATAGAAACACTTGCAGGCGATATTTCAGCTTACATTCCTACAAACGTCATATCAATAACAGATGGTCAGATTTATCTTGAGTCAGAGCTTTTCTATTCAGGTATAAGGCCTGCCATAAATGTGGGTCTTTCGGTATCACGTGTCGGTGGTGCTGCTCAGAAAAAAGCCATGAAAAAAGTATCTGGAAGAATGAGATTGGAACTGTCGCAGTACAGGGAGTTAGAGGTCTTTGCACAGTTTGGATCTGATCTGGACAAATCTACCCTTGATTTGTTAAGACAAGGTGAGAGAATTGTTGAGATAACAAAGCAGTCAAGGTATCAGCCTATTTCAATGGAAGATCAGGTTATAATGATATACACAGTAATGAATAAGTACCTTATGGATGTGGAGCTTCAAGATGTTAAGAAGTTCATAAAAGATTTGTTGGAGTTTATTGACATAAATCATCCTGATATAAAGAAAACTATACGGGAGACAGGAAAATTAGAAGATGATACGATTGAAAAGTTGAAGGCGGCTATTGAGGAGTACAAGAGCAAATACGCATCGAAAGGTGATGCATAA
- the atpH gene encoding ATP synthase F1 subunit delta: protein MEQVIAKKYARALFNAAIENDSIEKYYSELKSISEMLKNRQIYKIITTRGIYIKQKMRLIDDILNGYDKEVINFIKLIISKHREHIFQEIFNEYEKLYLDYKGIINATLISAHPLDSKTLDAIKSRLESNFKKTVNLNPTVDESILGGLKILIGNKVIDGSIKGKLETMLKNLVSAS, encoded by the coding sequence TTGGAACAAGTAATAGCAAAAAAATATGCACGTGCTCTTTTTAACGCAGCAATAGAAAATGACAGCATAGAAAAATACTACAGTGAGCTTAAAAGCATATCTGAAATGTTAAAAAACAGACAAATATACAAAATTATTACAACAAGAGGTATCTATATCAAGCAAAAGATGCGCTTGATAGATGATATTTTGAATGGTTATGATAAAGAAGTCATAAATTTTATAAAATTGATCATATCAAAACACAGGGAACACATCTTTCAGGAGATTTTTAATGAATATGAGAAATTGTATTTAGATTACAAAGGCATCATAAATGCCACATTAATCTCTGCACACCCATTGGACTCAAAGACACTTGACGCTATTAAGAGCAGATTGGAGTCGAATTTCAAAAAAACAGTCAATTTGAATCCTACAGTTGATGAGTCTATACTGGGTGGATTGAAGATTTTAATAGGAAATAAAGTTATTGATGGCTCTATAAAAGGAAAACTTGAAACTATGCTTAAAAATCTAGTAAGTGCAAGCTGA
- the atpF gene encoding F0F1 ATP synthase subunit B, with protein MSLINPYTFIFTIINLVVLYLILRKFLFKPVTQFMEERSQRIKNSLDEADRKVHEANELKAQYEEILKKADDEGKAIIDRAEKYAKEKAEKIIEEANIEAKAIIERAKEEAETEKIKAMHDLRVSLSHLIIEAASKAIGNINIDDDKIINEVVKEAGASWNK; from the coding sequence TTGAGCCTTATAAATCCGTATACTTTTATTTTCACCATCATAAATCTTGTCGTCTTGTATTTGATATTGAGAAAGTTTTTGTTTAAACCAGTTACACAATTCATGGAAGAAAGGTCACAGAGGATAAAGAATTCTCTGGATGAAGCAGATAGAAAGGTTCATGAAGCTAACGAATTAAAAGCACAATACGAAGAAATATTGAAAAAAGCAGATGATGAAGGGAAGGCTATCATCGACAGAGCAGAAAAGTATGCAAAAGAAAAGGCAGAAAAGATTATAGAAGAGGCTAACATAGAAGCAAAAGCCATAATAGAAAGGGCAAAAGAAGAAGCTGAAACTGAGAAGATAAAAGCTATGCACGATCTTAGGGTTAGCTTGTCGCACCTTATAATAGAAGCTGCATCAAAGGCTATTGGCAATATCAACATCGATGACGATAAGATCATCAACGAGGTGGTTAAGGAGGCAGGTGCATCTTGGAACAAGTAA
- the atpE gene encoding ATP synthase F0 subunit C: MNLLAIGAGIAAISGIGAGIGIGIATGKAVEAVSRQPESRGSVMQFLLLGGALSEATAIYGLLVAFLIIFFMKP; encoded by the coding sequence ATGAATTTATTGGCTATAGGAGCAGGAATAGCTGCAATTTCAGGTATTGGAGCAGGAATAGGTATAGGTATTGCTACAGGAAAGGCGGTTGAAGCTGTATCAAGGCAGCCAGAATCCAGAGGCAGTGTAATGCAGTTTTTACTCCTTGGAGGTGCTTTGTCTGAAGCAACAGCCATTTACGGTCTTTTAGTTGCCTTTTTGATAATATTCTTCATGAAACCATAA
- a CDS encoding F0F1 ATP synthase subunit A has protein sequence MEIGQSVVFTIPILGGIPVTTTVVVTWIIMAILTIASLIVTRGWNQVPTGVQNFVETIIDGLNSFTKDALGEYWASFAPYLGTVALYLILANTIDLFGLTPPTKDLSATSALAIMSIIVVIIASIKAKGLKGYAKSFFEPMPFFFPMKILDMFTRPLSLAARLFGNIIAAFIIMGLISKVVPIVVPAIFSIYFDLFDGALQMVVFVFLTMLYIEEAVE, from the coding sequence GTGGAAATAGGACAATCGGTAGTGTTTACAATTCCCATACTTGGAGGCATTCCTGTCACAACTACAGTCGTAGTTACATGGATAATAATGGCCATATTGACGATAGCTTCTCTCATAGTCACCAGAGGTTGGAATCAAGTTCCTACTGGAGTGCAGAATTTTGTTGAGACTATCATAGATGGCTTAAACTCTTTCACAAAAGATGCATTAGGAGAGTACTGGGCATCATTTGCGCCGTACTTAGGGACTGTTGCCTTGTATCTGATACTTGCAAACACTATCGATTTATTTGGTTTGACACCTCCTACAAAAGACTTAAGCGCAACCTCAGCTTTGGCAATCATGTCTATCATAGTCGTCATAATCGCTTCGATTAAGGCTAAAGGCTTGAAAGGCTATGCAAAATCATTTTTTGAACCGATGCCATTCTTTTTCCCAATGAAAATTCTTGATATGTTTACAAGACCACTGTCACTTGCAGCCAGGTTATTTGGCAACATCATAGCAGCCTTTATTATCATGGGCTTAATAAGCAAAGTAGTACCAATAGTCGTACCAGCCATATTCAGCATATACTTTGACTTATTCGATGGTGCACTGCAGATGGTGGTGTTTGTATTTTTGACGATGCTTTATATTGAAGAAGCAGTTGAATAG
- the yihA gene encoding ribosome biogenesis GTP-binding protein YihA/YsxC, which produces MKVKSIELKVSAYNKTQYPNDGLKQIAVIGRSNVGKSSFINAIVNRNNFARVSQKPGKTQGINFYIVNNTFYLVDLPGYGYAEVSKELKKQWSINIETYLNTSAYLVGAIMLVDIRHKPTDDDVLMVNYLKNRNINFQVVATKSDKLKRYEMQMSLKVISDTLSVDKEKIIPFSSLKKAGVDDVYTYLDSIVEANGTTIE; this is translated from the coding sequence ATGAAGGTAAAGTCTATCGAACTTAAGGTTTCAGCATACAACAAGACGCAGTATCCAAATGATGGACTTAAGCAAATTGCAGTAATAGGCAGGTCCAATGTAGGAAAGTCATCTTTTATAAATGCAATAGTAAATAGAAACAATTTTGCAAGGGTAAGTCAAAAACCTGGAAAGACACAAGGTATTAATTTCTACATTGTTAACAATACTTTCTACTTAGTTGATCTTCCTGGCTATGGCTATGCAGAAGTATCAAAAGAGCTTAAGAAGCAGTGGTCTATAAACATTGAAACGTACTTAAATACATCAGCATACTTGGTAGGTGCTATAATGTTGGTTGATATAAGGCATAAACCTACAGATGACGATGTCTTAATGGTTAACTACTTAAAAAATAGAAATATAAATTTTCAAGTAGTTGCTACAAAGTCAGACAAGTTGAAAAGATATGAGATGCAGATGTCTTTGAAAGTCATATCTGATACGCTTTCGGTTGATAAGGAGAAGATCATACCATTTTCTTCACTAAAAAAGGCAGGTGTAGATGATGTCTACACCTACTTAGATTCAATTGTTGAAGCCAATGGTACGACAATTGAGTAA